CGCAACCATCTGGCGACTGGGGGTGACGGGTTGGCCCACGACGTTGAAGATGCCCGCCGGGGTCTTCAGCACCGGTTGCAGGATGCCGGCAAGTGAGGCGCCGCCGAGCAACTCCGTTACCGATGCGAGGCGCACATGCAAGGCGATGCTGCCCGCATGGTCACCATTGTTGAGGTTACGCAGCGACTGTCGCATCAGGAACCAGCCGGAGGCACCATCTGCCGGTACGACGGGCCCGATTACATCCACACCCGATGCAGGTGTGACCGGCAGGGTGGCCACATCGAAGGCAAGATCGCTCCAGTAGGGGGCGCCTGAAGCGGCCTGGCCAGCGATGATTCTGCTGAGCTGTCCGGATGCACCGAACATCAGGATGCCATAGAGGTCCGGGACATCGGCTTCGATGCGCAGCAAGGCGTCGATTTCGGCATCGAGCCCGGTCAGAGGGGCCTGCGCGAGCAGGGGAAGCGCGGGGTGATTGGACAGGGTTTCGATCTGATAGACGCGAACGTCGAAAAACGAGTTCAGCCGGCTTGCGGTCGATGCCAGCTGAGCCGACAGCCGTTCGCCGGTGATCTGTTCGAGCAGTGCGCTGGCGTAGCGGTCGTAGAGCGCCGATACGAGCACCATCGGCAACACGGCGCCGAGCAGGGACACCAGAAAATACTTCCGGACCAGACTGTTCCGGATCCTCATGCGCTCATTCCGGCGCCCGCAGGATCAGCGTATCCCCGCGCTGCACGAACTCGAGGTGCTTGAGCACGCTCATGCCGAGCAGGATCTGGTCGTCGCGCATTCCCGGGTTGAGATCGCCACGGATCTGGCGGGCCACGAAGGGGCCGAGCGCGAGTTCGTCGATGAGGGTCATGCGCACGGTGACGTTGCCGTTGGCCGTGATCACCTGTGCCGGTGCGCCGGCCTGCAGCCCGAGAACGGGGCCGAGATGGGCGGGGATGGAAACCTGGGTTGCGCCGGTGTCGAGCAGGAAGCTGACCGGCTGGCCGTTGATGGTGCCGGGGGCGACGTAATGCCCCATGCGGTTGCGCTGGAGCACCAGTTCGCGGCTACCCGGCGCAACTTCCAGGTAGCGGTTGGGGTTGAGCCTGCGATCGACCTGATCGGCAAAGAACAGCCACAGTACGCCGAGCAGCGCCAGCGCCGACAGCCACGACATGATGCGACCGAGTCTGCGGGTGCTGTGCTGCCCGGGCGTGTTCATCGCTCAGCGTGCAGACCGGTTCAGGCGAGGACCTGGCCGTGCTCGCGGGTGGCATGGAAGCCGACCTTCGGCCACTTTTCCATGGTCACTGCGAGGTTGTAGCGGCTGGTGGCGAGATAGACCATGTTGCCATCCACATCCTTGCCCAGGCGCAGCGCCTGCTCATACTCGAAATTGCGTCGGGTAAGGTCGTCGGGGAAGGTCAGCCAGCGCGCGGTGTGAATGTCGGCCGACTCGAAAATCGCATCGACCTTGTATTCATCCTTCAGGCGCTGGGCCACCACCTCGAACTGCAGCTGTCCGACGGCGCCGAGCAGCATCTGCCCGCCTTCCTGTTCGAACACCTGGATGGCGCCTTCTTCGCCAAGCTCCTGCAGGCCCTTCTGCAACTGCTTGGACTTGAGCGGATCGCGCAGGCGTGCGGCACGGAACATTTCCGGCGAGAAATACGGAATGCCCTTGAAGCCGAGGATTTCGCCTTCGGTCAGGGTGTCGCCGATCTGCAGCTGGCCGTGGTTGTGAATGCCGATGATGTCGCCGGCCACGCCATCGTCCTTGAGCACGCGCTCGTTGGCCATGAAGGTCAGCGCGTTGGCCAGCTTCATGTCACGCCCTGCCCGTACGTGCTTCACCTTCATGCCCGAGCTGTAGCGCCCGGAGCAGATGCGGAAGAAGGCGATGCGGTCACGGTGCTTCGGGTCCATGTTGGCCTGAATCTTGAACACGAAGCCGGAGAACGGGGCCTCGGCAGGTTCCACCAGGCGCTTGCCGGCGTCGCGCGGCTGCGGTGGCGGAGCCCAGTCGATCAGTGCCTGCAGGATCTCCTGCACGCCGAAGTTGTTGATACCCGAGCCGAAGAACACCGGGCTCTGACGCCCGGCAAGGAACTCGTCGAGCTCGAACGGGGGCGAGGCATCGTTGAGCAGTTCGACGTCATCGCGGACCTGCTTGATTTCCATCGGAAACAGCTCGTCGAGCAGCGGATTGTTGATGTCCTTGATGACTTCGGCATCGCTGCGTTTTTCCTCGCCGGAGGTAA
This genomic interval from Parazoarcus communis contains the following:
- a CDS encoding retropepsin-like aspartic protease family protein, translating into MNTPGQHSTRRLGRIMSWLSALALLGVLWLFFADQVDRRLNPNRYLEVAPGSRELVLQRNRMGHYVAPGTINGQPVSFLLDTGATQVSIPAHLGPVLGLQAGAPAQVITANGNVTVRMTLIDELALGPFVARQIRGDLNPGMRDDQILLGMSVLKHLEFVQRGDTLILRAPE
- a CDS encoding peptide chain release factor 3, which translates into the protein MADTPFPPELLRDVQKRRTFAIISHPDAGKTTLTEKLLLFGGAIQLAGTVKARKSARHATSDWMEVEKQRGISVTSSVMQFEYQGNTINLLDTPGHEDFSEDTYRVLTAVDAAVMVIDAAKGVEAQTIKLLDVCRLRNTPIITFVNKMDREVREPFELLSEIEEVLKIQCAPVSWPIGMGKAFRGVYHLLNDAVLRFTSGEEKRSDAEVIKDINNPLLDELFPMEIKQVRDDVELLNDASPPFELDEFLAGRQSPVFFGSGINNFGVQEILQALIDWAPPPQPRDAGKRLVEPAEAPFSGFVFKIQANMDPKHRDRIAFFRICSGRYSSGMKVKHVRAGRDMKLANALTFMANERVLKDDGVAGDIIGIHNHGQLQIGDTLTEGEILGFKGIPYFSPEMFRAARLRDPLKSKQLQKGLQELGEEGAIQVFEQEGGQMLLGAVGQLQFEVVAQRLKDEYKVDAIFESADIHTARWLTFPDDLTRRNFEYEQALRLGKDVDGNMVYLATSRYNLAVTMEKWPKVGFHATREHGQVLA